A DNA window from Nerophis lumbriciformis linkage group LG33, RoL_Nlum_v2.1, whole genome shotgun sequence contains the following coding sequences:
- the mrps27 gene encoding small ribosomal subunit protein mS27 isoform X2, translating into MDRTYERNFPVSSLMMSQFIDNISCSEEVAQAEYYLYKFRHSPNCWYLRDWTIHSWIRQCLKYGARDKALYTLKNKVHYGIFPDNFTFNLLLDSYLKDEDLKSACSVVEEVMLQEAFDVSSTQILSLYALGSYLATTPQLTVSEERAFGASLLICGLQQDNSIGLTAQLLGNTLLGKAELQKGIFAVFKGMPLLWTRGYLGRALAVMESVAASPGEVKLPKDSLDFVNDTLQQLSSMSSDSSGEESDKEEEQKVEIADEEDQAERDRLSEYESRFKKLIGQLEAHGKVDSEASFQSLVTTLAKQQLPSTEKPDLDMYESLLSTWEAERRMLIQREQDMWRKADEENRQRLIARADL; encoded by the exons ATGGACAGAACATACGAGAGGAATTTTCCAGTCAGCTCCTTAATGATGTCAcag TTCATAGACAATATATCATGCAGCGAAGAGGTTGCTCAAGCAGAGTACTACCTTTACAA GTTTCGTCACAGTCCAAACTGTTGGTACCTTCGAGACTGGACTATTCACAGCTGGATCAGACAGTGTCTAAAATATGGCGCCAGAGATAAGGCCCTGTACACACTTAAGAACAAG GTCCACTATGGAATCTTCCCAGATAATTTCACCTTCAACCTGCTTTTAGATTCTTACCTGAAGGATGAGGACCTAAAAA GTGCGTGTTCTGTGGTGGAAGAGGTGATGCTCCAGGAGGCCTTTGACGTTTCCTCCACCCAGATCCTGTCGCTGTACGCTCTTGGCAGTTACCTAGCAACCACACCACAACTCACT GTATCAGAGGAAAGAGCATTTGGAGCATCGCTGCTCATCTGTGGCCTCCAACAAGACAACAGCATCGGCCTCACTGCTCAGCTTCTTGGAAACACTCTGCTAG GCAAGGCGGAGCTGCAGAAGGGCATTTTTGCTGTGTTCAAAGGTATGCCTCTTCTCTGGACACGTGGATATTTGGGTCGAGCGCTGGCTGTCATGGAGAGTGTTGCCGCATCGCCTGGTGAAGTTAAACTGCCCAAAGACTCG TTGGATTTTGTGAATGACACGCTGCAACAACTGTCTTCAATGTCTTCTGACTCTTCTGGAGAAGAGTCCGACAAGGAGGAAGAGCAGAAAGTGGAAATCGCTGATGAAGAAGACCAGGCAGAAAGAGATCGACTATCCGAGTATGAGAGCCGATTCAAA aagTTGATTGGTCAGTTGGAAGCTCATGGAAAGGTTGACTCTGAGGCCAGCTTTCAGTCATTGGTGACCACTCTGGCCAAGCAGCAGCTGCCCTCCACCGAGAAACCAGACCTGGATATGTACGAGAGTCTACTGTCGACCTGGGAGGCCGAGAGGAGGATGCTGATCCAGAGGGAGCAGGATATGTGGAGAAAAGCAGATGAGGAGAATCGTCAGCGGCTGATTGCCAGGGCGGACCTGTAG